The following proteins are co-located in the Dromiciops gliroides isolate mDroGli1 chromosome 2, mDroGli1.pri, whole genome shotgun sequence genome:
- the TMEM17 gene encoding transmembrane protein 17: protein MELPDPVRQRLVSFSRTVFIDTNRTGPEYTSNPDNEIVSSLALQMSLYFNIYFFPFWWVCSIIMLHVKYPILPDYYKFILITVIILVTLIEAIRLYLGYMGNLQEKVPELAGFWLLSLLLQLPLLLFLLFNEGLTIQPLERAVNIIFTVFLAFQVVVAFLALKKMANQLAARFHLQDFVHFDREKRRIQIDSFSTSHFEGIHSTAVE from the exons ATGGAGCTGCCTGATCCGGTCCGGCAGCGGCTGGTGTCCTTCAGCCGGACTGTGTTTATCGACACAAACCGGACCGGCCCGGAATACACCAGCAACCCCG ATAATGAAATAGTCTCCAGTTTGGCATTACAGATGTCTCTTTATTTCAACATTTACTTCTTTCCATTTTGGTGGGTGTGTAGTATCATCATGCTCCACGTGAAG TATCCCATCCTGCCTGATTATTATAAATTCATTCTAATCACCGTCATCATACTAGTAACCTTAATTGAGGCCATCCGGTTATATTTAGGATATATGGGCAACCTACAGGAGAAG GTTCCAGAGCTGGCTGGCTTTTGGCTCTTGAGCCTTCTGCTGCAGTTGCCCCTATTACTCTTCTTGCTCTTTAATGAAGGTCTGACAATTCAGCCCCTGGAACGAGCAGTCAACATCATCTTCACAGTCTTCCTTGCTTTCCAAGTGGTCGTAGCATTTCTTGCcttgaagaaaatggcaaaccaattggCAGCCCGTTTCCACCTCCAAGACTTTGTCCATTTTgatagagaaaagaggaggatACAGATTGATAGTTTTTCAACCTCACATTTCGAGGGGATTCATTCCACAGCTGTTGAGTAG